From the genome of Papaver somniferum cultivar HN1 chromosome 2, ASM357369v1, whole genome shotgun sequence, one region includes:
- the LOC113351314 gene encoding vinorine synthase-like — protein MNDTMKIEVLSKESIKPSSPTPDNVKTHSLSNLDQIFPPLYVDHLLYYPNLESNGSSLGDGEHGRNMIISASSRRRCDVLKQSLAETLTRYYPLAGRIKDEKSVECNDEGVDYIEARVVGKEVSQVMQLASSDIEVMEPFLPHEPYGGTGSFRRAGLHSNSKALLKIQVNVFGCGGMVICLAYSHKIVDASSFASFVKDWTETARVAAVDKPCYIISSIFPPASFSDQEEKEPAEVQIVPDRIDILTKRFVFKDSSIAKLKKKCINVNANNGSDKQIDKQEHNMQQLPTRFEALTSFIWMCFMDVDLQSKAKQIDDAVSSVNVVSDPNQVQYVASFAINLRTRMIPPLPDNSFGNMTEGTFAEVSRNLTGSNLNSNGFHDQRQNYPELVSKIKDSIKSIDNEHVKAMKSNFAISCNHMKMHQMLKEEAFNDDNKTFLMFSSWCRFPIYEADFGWGKPNWASISKLLYKNCVMFIDTSSGDGIEAWVSLKEEDMVEFERHEELLALVS, from the coding sequence ATGAATGATACCATGAAGATTGAAGTACTATCAAAAGAGTCCATTAAACCCTCATCTCCGACTCCCGATAACGTCAAAACTCACAGTTTATCCaatttagatcagatttttccTCCATTGTATGTTGATCACCTCCTTTACTATCCAAACTTGGAGAGTAATGGCAGCAGCCTTGGCGATGGTGAGCACGGTAGGAACATGATCATCTCAGCATCATCTCGTCGTCGCTGTGATGTTCTCAAGCAATCCTTAGCTGAGACATTAACCAGATACTATCCATTGGCTGGAAGAATAAAAGATGAGAAATCTGTTGAGTGTAATGACGAGGGTGTGGACTATATCGAGGCCAGAGTGGTAGGTAAAGAAGTCTCTCAAGTTATGCAACTCGCCAGTTCCGATATTGAGGTTATGGAACCATTCCTACCTCATGAGCCTTACGGAGGGACTGGGTCGTTTAGGCGAGCGGGATTGCATTCGAACTCCAAAGCTCTCTTAAAAATCCAAGTCAATGTCTTCGGTTGTGGTGGAATGGTTATCTGTCTCGCCTACTCACACAAGATAGTTGATGCGTCTTCGTTCGCTAGTTTTGTGAAGGATTGGACAGAAACAGCTCGTGTTGCAGCGGTTGATAAGCCTTGTTACATAATTTCATCCATCTTCCCACCAGCAAGTTTCAGTgatcaagaagaaaaagaacctgCAGAAGTCCAAATCGTACCAGATAGAATTGATATACTTACCAAAAGATTTGTGTTCAAGGATTCAAGTATAGCTAAACTTAAGAAAAAGTGCATCAACGTAAACGCCAACAACGGATCAGATAAACAGATCGATAAGCAAGAACATAACATGCAGCAGCTGCCGACACGATTTGAAGCGTTAACATCCTTTATATGGATGTGTTTCATGGATGTGGATCTTCAGTCCAAAGCAAAACAGATAGACGATGCCGTCAGTTCTGTAAATGTTGTTTCTGATCCAAATCAGGTGCAGTACGTAGCATCATTTGCAATAAATTTGAGGACTAGGATGATTCCACCATTGCCAGACAATAGTTTCGGGAATATGACTGAGGGTACTTTTGCAGAAGTATCACGTAACCTAACAGGTAGCAATCTTAATAGCAACGGTTTTCAtgatcaaagacaaaactatccAGAGTTGGTGTCCAAGATCAAGGATTCCATAAAGTCGATCGACAATGAGCACGTGAAAGCCATGAAAAGCAACTTTGCAATCTCATGTAACCATATGAAGATGCATCAGATGTTGAAGGAAGAGGCATTTAACGATGATAATAAGACGTTTTTAATGTTCAGCAGTTGGTGTAGGTTCCCCATATATGAAGCAGACTTTGGTTGGGGAAAACCCAATTGGGCTAGCATATCTAAACTACTTTATAAAAACTGTGTTATGTTTATTGATACAAGTTCAGGGGATGGGATAGAAGCCTGGGTAAGCTTGAAAGAGGAAGACATGGTTGAATTTGAACGTCACGAAGAACTCCTTGCATTGGTTTCTTAA
- the LOC113347952 gene encoding fatty alcohol:caffeoyl-CoA acyltransferase-like: MEETSNLTTSGNGLIVNLNVMIEGEPSWVFPAEKTPEGEYFLSNLDGGPFMIHTIYCFNNTFNSQLDAAKAIREGLAKVLVYYYPLAGRVAKNEKNRFIINCTGEGALFVEAKADCTLEDINDLMKPDSVGPEKLVYDINGLQNPPLLVAQVTKFKCGGFCLGFSVDHTIVDGICAMEFLNSWGEVTRGLPISNPPFLDRTLLKARVPPNVKFAHAFEQIIDMSDTMALLEEEMHVKKSFIFRTEKLEQLKKVAMEDEVLKRCTTFETLTAFMWRAQTRSLRLHPDQQVRVLFTVDGRSKLDPPLPKGFFGNAAMLMSCQSSAREILDNPLSSTVQKIQEKIKMVTDDYIRSSIDYFEEHHERKPLTYTIILNAWSRLAFHSADFGWGGPIYSGPLHVAKNMVLFLPHGKEQRDISLFLGLPASAMKIFEELIDI; the protein is encoded by the exons ATGGAAGAGACTAGCAACTTGACAACCTCCGGTAATGGGCTTATTGTAAATCTTAATGTCATGATTGAAGGAGAGCCAAGTTGGGTTTTTCCAGCAGAGAAGACACCTGAGGGTGAATATTTCTTGTCTAACCTCGACGGTGGTCCGTTTATGATTCATACTATATATTGTTTTAACAACACTTTTAATAGTCAACTAGATGCTGCTAAAGCTATCAGAGAGGGCTTAGCAAAAGTTCTTGTTTACTACTATCCTCTTGCCGGACGTGTAGCAAAGAATGAGAAAAACAGGTTTATTATCAACTGCACAGGTGAAGGTGCTCTCTTTGTGGAGGCTAAGGCTGATTGTACATTAGAAGACATCAATGACTTGATGAAACCTGATTCTGTTGGTCCCGAGAAACTTGTTTATGATATTAATGGTCTACAAAACCCTCCTCTACTTGTAGCTCAG GTGACCAAATTCAAATGCGGAGGATTTTGTTTGGGATTTAGCGTGGATCACACAATTGTTGATGGAATTTGTGCAATGGAGTTTTTGAATTCATGGGGTGAAGTCACAAGAGGGTTGCCAATCTCAAACCCACCGTTCCTAGATCGAACCTTGCTGAAAGCACGAGTCCCACCTAATGTAAAATTCGCCCATGCATTTGAACAGATAATCGACATGTCAGATACCATGgctctcttggaagaagaaatgCATGTCAAAAAATCCTTCATCTTTCGCACGGAGAAGCTAGAACAACTGAAGAAAGTAGCCATGGAAGACGAGGTTTTGAAAAGATGTACTACTTTCGAAACACTCACTGCTTTCATGTGGAGAGCTCAAACTAGATCACTAAGACTTCATCCCGATCAACAAGTAAGGGTACTCTTTACGGTTGACGGACGGTCTAAATTAGACCCACCACTACCAAAAGGATTCTTTGGTAATGCAGCCATGTTAATGAGTTGCCAGTCCAGCGCGAGGGAGATACTAGACAACCCATTGTCATCAACAGTACagaaaattcaagaaaaaattaaGATGGTTACAGATGATTACATCAGATCAAGCATAGATTAttttgaagaacatcatgaaaggAAACCGTTAACATATACCATTATCTTAAATGCTTGGTCTAGGCTAGCTTTCCACAGTGCAGACTTTGGTTGGGGAGGACCTATTTACTCAGGCCCCTTGCATGTGGCAAAAAACATGGTTTTGTTCTTACCTCATGGAAAGGAACAGAGAGATATAAGTTTGTTTCTAGGTTTGCCTGCTTCTGCAATGAAGATCTTCGAAGAATTAATTGATATATAG